In Pirellulales bacterium, the sequence GGCCAAGCTCGGCCCCCGCCACCCCTGTTGTCTCGTAAACATGATTGATGCATCCCACGATTATAAACCACCGCCCCGACGGTTGGCAGCCGTGCCGGCAAGTGATAGGATCATGCTCCATGAGCATCGACGTCGGCGAAATTGGCGAAATCCCGGCCGTGTGGACCAGGCGGCATCTGTTGGGGCTCGAAGGCATTTCCGCCGAAGAGCTGACTTGCATTCTCGACGCCGCGGTCATGTTCAAAGAGGCCACCGCGGGCTGCCGCCAAAAACTCTCGGTGCTCACCGGCCGCACCCTGGCTAATCTCTTCTTCGAGGCTTCCACCCGCACCCGCACCAGCTTCGCTCTGGCCGCGCGACGCTTGGGGGCCGATGCCCTCGATTTTTCGGCCTCCGGCAGCAGCCTCTCGAAGGGCGAGACGGTCATCGACACTGCCAAGAACATCGAGGCGATGGGCGTCGATGTCGTCGTCGTCCGCCATCGCACGCCGGGCACGCCGCACCTGTTGGCTCAAAAACTCGATTGTTGCGTGATCAACGCCGGCGATGGCCCGCACGAGCATCCGACGCAGGGCTTGCTCGACATCATGACCATCCGCGAACACCGCCCCGACCTGTC encodes:
- a CDS encoding aspartate carbamoyltransferase catalytic subunit, whose product is MSIDVGEIGEIPAVWTRRHLLGLEGISAEELTCILDAAVMFKEATAGCRQKLSVLTGRTLANLFFEASTRTRTSFALAARRLGADALDFSASGSSLSKGETVIDTAKNIEAMGVDVVVVRHRTPGTPHLLAQKLDCCVINAGDGPHEHPTQGLLDIMTIREHRPDLSGLTVALVGDIFHSRTARSNIWGLKQLGAHVIVCGPSTLVSPRWQELGVEVSYDLDKILPRCDVLNLLRIQFERQSTRPFPSVREYAHLYAMNRERLDRAKPGVLILAPGPINRGVEVTPDVADGPHSVILEQVTNGLAIRMAVLWLVCGAAEEGSGFRVRGSG